One Anopheles marshallii chromosome 3, idAnoMarsDA_429_01, whole genome shotgun sequence genomic region harbors:
- the LOC128711349 gene encoding general odorant-binding protein 56a-like yields the protein MQNLQIVFLVLLGAVTTLAFFTEEQHEIAKSLADACHAELGGELPEDFATKMRLGDPTLDSETSKCTIQCIFAKVGFTDENGVANRGLLIAKLSKGNPVEKATTFADVCEKNDGDSKCDKAFSLYQCYNRNKSIFA from the exons ATGCAGAACCTGCAGATTGTATTCCTGGTGCTACTGGGCGCTGTAACGACGCTG GCATTCTTCACGGAGGAGCAACACGAGATTGCCAAATCGTTGGCCGACGCCTGTCACGCGGAACTGGGTGGTGAACTGCCGGAGGACTTTGCCACCAAGATGCGCCTGGGTGATCCAACGCTGGACAGCGAAACGTCAAAG TGTACCATCCAGTGTATATTCGCTAAGGTGGGTTTCACGGACGAGAACGGTGTGGCCAACCGGGGCTTGTTGATCGCCAAACTGTCGAAGGGTAATCCCGTCGAGAAGGCGACAACGTTTGCCGATGTGTGCGAAAAGAACGACGGTGACAGTAAGTGTGATAAGGCGTTCAGCTTGTACCAGTGCTACAACAGGAACAAATCTATCTTTGCCTGA
- the LOC128711347 gene encoding uncharacterized protein LOC128711347 yields MAHFSLTEMPDLKVTDTFPKSGRVTEVCKEWLVREDGALAYQLQNQEISEHYKGNKQRNQIVRQDFPTALSEQIREKEDAERQAALYHQMINEQEEMDAKVARDIAEQLNRETQAKRQMELQRGELLARKIQEHAILGDRRHPSGGAGHSGRQPVQDQNPFPLPPRTHPKPKQGASNGAQELPNISNSSHFMAHSPSPVTQSNEPGLHYASLDLNAPKRPPPQPVFQNGRAPPLSPTHHVGGYQERSEIFPPPEQQHPAANFNQYSDDEEPAVSSGSGTGGAYANINLHSHTPEKKQPPPPAGLAYRQYGRTNRSPTDNVDSIRPYNMPLSNDDFQYQYPLPPTVNNISGSSSRNGGHTSGVPRYSHNNIVPTTEADYQNNTNFNKMSPEKYVTPTSSHGAGVGTEPPFEGVAYPRRSEAPPLQRTVNPINYNLYDDDDIEEGLASSSSGTYTATPLNQLGLPVDAAPGPSSRYANGGATPKGVLHHHHPHPQHGNGAIYQNQPHSSHASPSHSKNSSYDKTDRIRTLQDLGLPPDEIQEIDMRLEQELRDAELARKLQEEEGGQVDQEFIDRKVAMEAQDKELAKMLQERERAKAKRAREKARLKKEQRMQQQKQEQRADGTVSEEDPAALGESSGDPSNHSPPGTGDDDAAAIGDASYSNPIDMLQQQQRPPKLISPTGSSSGARGYYRPTVPVPSAEHPLYNHRTQGSISSHGSGSGSVNNSHHHPQQANLPIGGPISDENYSNPVDMIKQQKQQQQLLFQQQQLLQQQQQQRGGPNLKLSANVQRLVENGRKEDEIYVLPVSQEDHPAVDLHPSQRTPPRPSMQPVHDARGVNGGRLVSSPGSRNQYIDDNIAAKIDPTFGGTGMGHSPTSTGTSSSAANTSQPDILEFSDPGSSSPVPPPYMPIQGTRRNNATDGKKRKPKERCAQQ; encoded by the exons TTTGCAAAGAATGGCTGGTTCGGGAGGATGGTGCCTTAGCTTATCAACTACAGAATCAAGAGA TTAGTGAACATTATAAAGGCAATAAACAGCGCAACCAAATCGTTCGCCAGGATTTTCCTACCGCCCTTTCGGAGCAGATCCGCGAAAAGGAGGATGCAGAGCGACAAGCTGCTCTCTACCATCAGATGATTAATGAGCA AGAAGAAATGGACGCAAAAGTAGCTCGAGATATTGCGGAGCAGCTGAACCGAGAGACTCAAGCAAAGCGACAGATGGAGCTACAGCGTGGAGAACTGTTGGCCCGTAAGATTCAGGAGCATGCTATCCTGGGTGACCGAAGACATCCTTCCGGCGGTGCTGGACATTCTGGGCGACAGCCCGTTCAGGATCAAAATCCATTTCCACTGCCACCGCGCACACATCCAAAGCCCAAGCAGGGAGCTTCAAACGGGGCTCAGGAGCTGCCGAATATCTCCAACTCGTCACACTTTATGGCACACTCCCCATCTCCCGTGACACAAAGCAATGAACCGGGACTGCATTATGCTTCGTTGGATTTGAATGCACCGAAACGACCACCACCGCAACCAGTATTCCAGAATGGTAGGGCACCTCCGTTAAGCCCTACTCACCATGTCGGAGGTTACCAGGAGCGTTCGGAAATATTTCCCCCTCCGGAACAACAGCATCCGGCAGCAAACTTCAATCAGTACTCGGACGACGAAGAACCCGCTGTTTCGAGTGGATCCGGCACAGGAGGAGCATATGCCAACATAAAccttcactcacacacaccggaGAAGAAACAACCACCACCTCCAGCCGGTTTAGCGTACCGTCAATATGGCCGAACGAATCGTTCACCTACGGATAATGTGGACAGTATTCGTCCTTATAATATGCCGCTCTCAAATGATGACTTCCAGTATCAGTACCCTTTGCCACCGACGGTAAACAACATATCTGGTTCGTCTAGTAGAAACGGTGGGCATACGTCTGGAGTACCCCGCTATAGCCATAACAACATCGTACCGACTACAGAGGCTGACTATCAGAACAATACGAATTTCAATAAGATGTCACCGGAAAAGTACGTTACTCCGACATCAAGCCATGGGGCGGGAGTTGGTACAGAACCACCTTTCGAAGGTGTAGCCTACCCTCGACGCAGCGAAGCACCACCCTTGCAGCGAACCGTGAACCCGATCAATTACAACCtgtacgatgatgatgatatagAGGAAGGATTGGCGAGTTCCAGCAGTGGAACTTACACCGCAACACCCCTTAATCAGCTTGGACTTCCTGTCGATGCTGCACCAGGGCCGAGCAGTAGGTATGCTAATGGAGGAGCTACACCGAAAGGTGTacttcatcaccatcatccgcaTCCACAACATGGCAATGGGGCGATCTATCAGAATCAGCCACATTCATCGCATGCCTCACCGAGTCACTCGAAAAACAGCAGCTACGACAAAACGGATCGTATTCGCACGCTACAGGATCTAGGGTTACCGCCGGACGAGATACAGGAGATCGATATGCGGCTCGAGCAGGAGTTGCGTGATGCG GAATTGGCACGAAAGCTGCAGGAAGAGGAAGGTGGCCAGGTGGATCAGGAATTTATCGACCGGAAGGTAGCGATGGAAGCACAAGATAAAGAGCTCGCTAAAATGCTACAGGAACGGGAACGTGCCAAAGCAAAGCGTGCCCGCGAGAAGGCGCGCCTTAAGAAGGAGCAACGGATGCAGCAACAGAAACAAGAACAACGTGCTGATGGCACTGTATCGGAGGAAGACCCAGCAGCGTTGGGTGAAAGCTCAGGAGATCCGTCAAACCATTCCCCACCGGGtactggtgatgatgatgctgctgctatcGGTGATGCTTCCTACTCGAACCCGATCGATATgttacagcaacagcagcgacCACCAAAATTGATCTCCCCAACTGGATCTTCCTCTGGTGCGAGAGGATATTACAGACCAACTGTTCCCGTACCATCTGCGGAACACCCGCTGTACAATCATCGTACGCAGGGCAGCATATCGTCACACGGTTCTGGATCGGGCAGCGTCAACAACAGCCATCATCATCCCCAGCAAGCGAACCTACCGATTGGTGGTCCGATCAGTGATGAAAACTACTCGAATCCAGTTGATATGATCAAGCAGcagaaacagcaacagcaactgttgtttcaacaacaacaactcctacagcaacagcagcaacaacgcGGCGGACCGAACCTGAAACTATCCGCCAACGTGCAACGGTTGGTGGAGAACGGTCGAAAGGAGGATGAAATTTATGTGCTGCCCGTTTCGCAAGAAGATCATCCGGCTGTTGATCTGCATCCATCGCAACGAACTCCCCCAAGGCCGTCAATGCAGCCGGTTCATGATGCACGTGGAGTAAACGGTGGTCGTCTGGTTTCATCGCCTGGTTCGAG AAATCAATATATAGATGATAATATTGCTGCAAAGATTGATCCAACGTTTGGTGGAACAGGAATGGGGCATTCACCAACCTCTACTGGTACCTCATCATCCGCCGCAAACACATCACAGCCGG ACATCCTCGAATTCTCTGATCCCGGTTCCTCTAGTCCAGTACCGCCACCGTATATGCCGATACAGGGAACACGCCGTAACAACGCGACCGATGGAAAGAAGCGCAAACCAAAGGAACGATGCGCTCAACAATAG